The following coding sequences are from one Diospyros lotus cultivar Yz01 chromosome 7, ASM1463336v1, whole genome shotgun sequence window:
- the LOC127805724 gene encoding protein SMALL AUXIN UP-REGULATED RNA 12-like → MALAMKKVNMIRQIVRLKQVVQRWKYVSLKRCLPDPCSDGDDGFDSDSGRTPPGCLAVYAGGPERRRFVIPTRFLNLPVFVSLLRLAEEEFGYQNNGGLVLPCEVGFFETVLDFLERDEEKYGGLGLDDFIRLFSDPMASHSYSKASAGVSGHRGFTPVARVLGSGSCRYTMS, encoded by the coding sequence ATGGCGTTGGCGATGAAGAAGGTGAACATGATCAGGCAAATAGTGAGGCTGAAACAGGTCGTTCAGCGGTGGAAATACGTGAGCCTGAAGCGTTGCCTGCCGGACCCCTGTTCCGACGGGGACGACGGTTTCGACTCCGATTCCGGCAGGACGCCTCCAGGCTGCCTCGCGGTATACGCTGGGGGTCCAGAACGGCGCCGGTTTGTCATACCGACTCGCTTCCTCAACCTGCCGGTCTTCGTCTCTCTCCTCCGCCTGGCGGAGGAAGAGTTCGGCTACCAGAACAACGGCGGCCTCGTCTTGCCCTGCGAGGTCGGTTTCTTTGAGACTGTGCTGGATTTTCTCGAGAGAGACGAAGAGAAGTATGGCGGATTAGGCCTCGATGACTTTATCAGGTTGTTTTCTGATCCGATGGCTTCTCATTCTTATAGTAAAGCCTCCGCCGGCGTTTCTGGCCATCGCGGCTTCACACCAGTAGCTAGGGTTTTAGGATCAGGTTCCTGCCGTTATACAATGTCGTAG
- the LOC127805765 gene encoding LOW QUALITY PROTEIN: uncharacterized protein LOC127805765 (The sequence of the model RefSeq protein was modified relative to this genomic sequence to represent the inferred CDS: deleted 1 base in 1 codon) — protein sequence MARIHEIPVLALSALLLFSWLGLSHCSKKPVGVARKEDIPYIKCQVCEKLAHQLHHQVLQKQAQISPKKISEYQIIEISENVCNLNKQEADWILKIDIVEQGDKLELIEQDTEGQCNSECKTIERTCQEIMGYSDTDVAEYLYKNKPQVDHLTRFLCNDLSSACRTKPPPVPKDRIPGEPFVAKSSKEAEMDKLLKSMEGVPGAPGMKMYSREELMNSLGGGGDADEDDDDEAGFPSEVGRVLREKENTKSDWKERISRTIVHTGQALKKHANKVSYRIQRWWRGRKSSLSKKKSSKTSKPEL from the exons atggcgagAATTCATGAAATTCCTGTGTTGGCATTGTCAGCGCTGCTTCTATTTTCATGGCTAGGGCTGTCTCACTGTTCCAAGAAACCAGTAGGCGTTGCCAGGAAAGAGGACATTCCATACATCAAGTGTCAGGTCTGTGAAAAGCTCGCGCATCAGTTGCATCATCAAGTCCTCCAAAAGCAAGCTCAGATCTCTCCCAAGAAG ATTTCAGAGTATCAAATCATTGAAATATCAGAGAATGTTTGTAACTTAAACAAGCAGGAAGCAGACtggattctgaaaattgatATAGTAGAACAAGGAGATAAATTGGAG CTTATTGAACAAGACACTGAAGGGCAATGCAATTCAGAATGTAAAACAATTGAGCGCACCTGTCAAGAG ATCATGGGGTACTCTGATACCGATGTTGCagaatatttatacaaaaacaaGCCTCAGGTTGATCATTTGACACGCTTCCTTTGTAATGACCTTAGTAGTGCATGCCGTACCAAGCCACCGCCAGTTCCTAAG GATAGAATTCCCGGAGAACCATTTGTTGCAAAATCATCGAAAGAGGCTGAAATGGATAAATTATTGAAATCCATGGAG GGTGTGCCAGGAGCCCCCGGCATGAAAATGTATTCAAGGGAAGAATTGATGAACTCTCtcggtggtggtggtgatgcTGATGAAGATGAC GACGACGAAGCAGGATTCCCCTCAGAAGTG GGAAGAGTtctgagagagaaagagaatacaAAGAGTGATTGGAAAGAGAGAATCTCAAGAACAATTGTACACACCGGGCAGGCACTTAAAAAACACGCGAACAAGGTCTCCTATCGCATACAGAGGTGGTGGCGAGGAAGGAAATCGAGTTTGAGTAAGAAGAAGAGCTCAAAGACAAGCAAACCAGAGCTTTAG
- the LOC127806024 gene encoding isoamylase 1, chloroplastic has protein sequence MDLVRCASSCLVYPPNKFSPHKSLNRHANSSKRGGLNLGLSESCSKTDFARRRLIVVGNAGDGGGAAEVETAVMVEEKPKLGRFQVFDGSPVPFGATAQDGGVNFAIYSSSAVSATLCLMRLSDLQEKRMTEQISLDPVSNKTGDVWHAFLKGDFEEMLYCYKFDGKFSPEEGHYHDSSQMLLDPYAKAVISREEFGVLGPDGECWPQMAGMVPSANDKFDWEGDLPLKFPQRDLVIYEMHVRGFTRHDSSKTKFPGTFLGVVEKLDHLKELGVNCIELMPCHEFNELEYYSYNTILGDYRMNFWGYSTVNYFSPMIRYSSAGNLGCGQGAVNEFKLLVKEAHKRGFEVIMDVVLNHTAEGNEKGPVLSFRGVDNSVFYMLAPKGEYYNYSGCGNTFNCNHPVVRKFIVDCLRYWVTEMHVDGFRFDLASILTRGCSLWDATNVYGNPIDGDMLTTGTPLSSPPVIDMISNDPLLRGVKLIAEAWDCGGLYQVGMFPHWGIWSEWNGKYRDIVRQFIKGTDGFAGAFAECLCGSPNLYQEGGRKPWNSINFICAHDGFTLADLVMYNNKHNLANGEDNNDGENHNNSWNCGQEGEFVSISVEKLRKRQMQNFFLCLMVSQGVPMIYMGDEYGHTKGGNNNTYCHDNYINYFQWDKKEEASSDFFRFCCLITKFRHECESLGLNDFPTAERLQWHGHSPGMPDWSETSKFVAFTLIDSVKGELYIAFNTSHLPVTVTLPERPGYTWEPLVDTGKLAPFDFLSKDLPERDTAIKQYAHFLDNNMYPMLSYSSIILLLSKL, from the exons ATGGATTTGGTTCGGTGCGCTTCATCGTGCCTCGTGTACCCGCCCAACAAGTTCAGTCCTCACAAGAGTTTGAACCGGCACGCGAACAGCTCAAAGAGAGGCGGTTTGAATCTGGGTTTGAGCGAGAGCTGCTCGAAAACGGATTTCGCCAGGAGGAGGTTGATCGTCGTTGGTAATGCTGGCGATGGAGGAGGCGCTGCGGAGGTGGAGACGGCGGTGATGGTGGAGGAGAAGCCGAAGCTGGGGCGGTTTCAGGTGTTCGATGGTTCTCCGGTGCCGTTCGGAGCCACGGCTCAAGACGGTGGAGTCAATTTCGCCATTTATTCTAGCAGTGCAGTGTCTGCTACGCTTTGCTTGATGCGTCTCTCGGATTTGCAGGAG AAAAGAATGACTGAGCAGATCTCTCTGGACCCAGTGAGTAATAAAACTGGTGATGTTTGGCATGCATTTTTGAAGGGAGACTTTGAAGAAATGCTGTACTGCTACAAGTTTGATGGAAAATTTTCTCCTGAAGAAGGACACTACCATGATTCTTCTCAGATGTTGTTGGATCCTTATGCTAAA GCAGTCATAAGCCGAGAGGAGTTTGGTGTTTTGGGACCTGACGGTGAATGTTGGCCTCAGATGGCAGGCATGGTTCCATCAGCCAATGACAAG ttTGATTGGGAAGGAGATTTACCCCTGAAATTTCCACAAAGAGATCTTGTGATCTATGAAATGCATGTTCGGGGATTTACGAGGCATGATTCAAGCAAGACAAAATTTCCTGGTACATTCCTTGGTGTAGTTGAGAAACTTGACCACTTGAAG GAACTTGGGGTTAATTGTATAGAATTAATGCCATGTCATGAATTTAATGAGTTGGAGTACTACAGCTATAACACCATCTTGGGTGACTATAG GATGAATTTTTGGGGATATTCAACCGTGAATTATTTTTCACCAATGATAAGATATTCTTCTGCTGGTAATCTCGGTTGTGGCCAAGGTGCAGTAAACGAATTCAAGCTTCTTGTTAAAGAAGCTCATAAACGAGGATTTGAG GTTATCATGGATGTTGTTCTCAATCACACTGCAGAAGGGAACGAGAAAGGCCCCGTGTTATCATTTAGAGGTGTTGATAACAGTGTCTTTTATATGCTTGCACCTAAG gGAGAATACTATAATTATTCAGGTTGTGGAAACACATTCAATTGCAACCATCCAGTTGTACGTAAATTTATAGTGGACTGCTTAAG ATACTGGGTCACAGAGATGCATGTAGACGGCTTTCGCTTTGATCTTGCTTCTATCTTGACAAGAGGATGCAG tCTATGGGATGCCACTAATGTATATGGAAATCCAATAGATGGTGACATGCTGACAACTGGTACTCCTCTCAGCAGTCCACCAGTAATTGATATGATTAGCAATGATCCATTACTTCGTGGAGTTAAG CTTATAGCAGAAGCATGGGATTGTGGAGGTCTTTACCAAGTTGGCATGTTTCCCCACTGGGGCATCTGGTCTGAATGGAATGGCAAG TATCGTGACATAGTACGGCAGTTCATCAAGGGCACAGATGGATTTGCTGGAGCTTTTGCTGAATGCCTTTGTGGGAGCCCCAATTTGTACCAG GAAGGTGGAAGGAAACCATGGAACAGTATCAATTTTATATGCGCACATGATGGTTTTACTCTGGCCGATTTAGTTATGTATAATAACAAACATAACTTGGCAAATGGTGAAGACAACAATGATGGGGAGAACCATAACAATAGCTGGAATTGTGGACAG GAGGGCGAGTTTGTCAGCATCTCTGTGGAGAAACTTAGAAAGCGACAAATGCAGAATTTTTTCCTCTGCCTTATGGTTTCCCAG GGTGTCCCTATGATCTATATGGGTGATGAATATGGTCACACAAAAGGAGGGAACAATAATACCTATTGCCATGATAACTAT ATTAACTACTTCCAGTGGGATAAGAAAGAAGAGGCCTCATCAGACTTCTTTAGATTTTGCTGCCTCATAACCAAATTCCGCCA CGAATGTGAATCACTTGGCTTAAATGACTTCCCCACCGCAGAGAGGTTGCAGTGGCATGGCCATTCTCCTGGGATGCCAGATTGGTCTGAAACAAGCAAGTTTGTGGCATTCACACTG ATTGACTCTGTGAAGGGAGAACTGTACATTGCCTTCAACACAAGTCATTTGCCAGTCACCGTGACTTTGCCGGAACGGCCGGGTTACACATGGGAGCCGCTGGTGGACACTGGCAAGCTTGCACCGTTCGACTTCCTGTCCAAAGACCTGCCTGAAAGAGATACAGCAATTAAACAGTATGCACATTTTCTTGATAACAATATGTACCCCATGCTCAGTTATTCTTCCATCATTCTATTACTCTCCAAATTATGA
- the LOC127806026 gene encoding F-box protein CPR1-like: MDCSPSRKAASSSSHAVTPTGGGGGGGGGGVSENPTPNPNPNLPSDIISNILLRLPVKSLGKFKAVSKQWLAAITDPHFIRTRRERSLQNPNLLLLRTSYEDRDVEPGKPFHHTKKTMVDICAQSFDGKHNAEFKIEVDDIIELLPSKWDLICFIGETGFYACNPSTQQLVKLPEASCCTSGDINAGMGYISSRNEFVLIHLFDRCLDFSVEYDIGCEIMRFTDGCVTNASWKVVEASCPYVVRGWGVLVENVFYWMIWDPYDHPGLDAIVSFDLESEEFGTVEPPKGCLDPNGDWSLVELTGLLCLIDCTSKPSTMDIWVLKDYENHVWVKKHSIDLSRFEDELCKFIIPLDQQDEEILIDSKQDSIEYYNLENKSFNRMHKLSDGEWTWIRLYTESFFSLQAP; encoded by the coding sequence ATGGATTGCTCTCCATCCAGAAAGGCTGCTTCTTCCTCTTCGCATGCGGTGACCCCAaccggtggcggtggcggtggcggcggcggcggcgtcTCCGAGAATCCGACTCCGAATCCCAATCCCAATCTCCCCTCAGATATCATCTCCAACATCCTCCTAAGGCTTCCCGTGAAGTCTCTTGGTAAGTTCAAGGCTGTATCCAAACAATGGCTCGCCGCTATCACCGATCCCCATTTCATTCGCACACGCCGAGAGCGTTCGCTTCAAAACCCCAATTTACTGTTGCTACGCACATCCTACGAGGATCGCGATGTTGAACCTGGAAAACCCTTCCACCACACCAAGAAAACTATGGTTGACATTTGTGCTCAGAGTTTCGATGGGAAGCACAATGCTGAGTTCAAAATTGAAGTGGACGATATTATCGAGTTACTGCCTTCTAAATGGGATTTGATATGTTTCATCGGTGAGACTGGGTTCTACGCCTGCAACCCAAGTACGCAACAGTTGGTGAAATTGCCGGAGGCCAGTTGTTGTACTTCCGGGGATATTAATGCTGGTATGGGATACATTTCTTCTAGAAATGAGTTTGTTTTGATACATCTGTTCGACAGATGTTTGGATTTCAGCGTTGAGTATGATATTGGGTGTGAAATTATGAGGTTCACTGATGGTTGCGTCACTAATGCTTCTTGGAAGGTGGTGGAAGCTAGTTGCCCTTATGTGGTCAGAGGGTGGGGGGTGTTGGTTGAGAATGTGTTTTATTGGATGATTTGGGACCCATATGATCATCCTGGGCTAGATGCAATTGTGTCCTTCGATTTGGAGTCTGAAGAGTTTGGGACAGTTGAGCCGCCAAAAGGGTGTCTTGACCCTAATGGAGACTGGTCACTGGTGGAGCTGACAGGgttattatgtttaattgacTGTACATCCAAGCCTTCCACTATGGACATATGGGTGTTGAAGGATTATGAGAATCATGTGTGGGTTAAAAAGCATAGCATCGATCTGAGTAGGTTTGAGGATGAGTTGTGTAAATTCATCATTCCTCTGGATCAGCAAGATGAAGAAATTCTGATAGACTCCAAGCAAGACAGTATCGAGTATTACAATTTGGAGAACAAAAGCTTCAACAGAATGCACAAGCTGAGTGATGGAGAGTGGACATGGATACGGCTTTATACTGAGAGCTTTTTCTCATTGCAAGCTCCATAG